In the archaeon BMS3Bbin15 genome, CGCTCCTGCGCACCCATAGGTGCCATGCTGGCAAATTATGGTGTCCACGGCGCTCTGACAATAAACCATGGTTCACAGGGTTGTGCCACCTACCCGAGGCATCAGATGGCAAGGCACTTCCGCGAGCCCATAGAGGTAGCCACAACATCGCTGACAGAAAAAACAACAATTTACGGTGGGAGAGAAAACCTCCTTGCTGCTCTGAAAAATGTCTATGAGAGGTGCCATCCCACTATGATTACAGTATGCAGCACCTGTCTCTCAGAGACCATAGGCGATGACATAGCAGGTATAGTCGATGAATTCACTGATGAACATCCAGACGTTGATATACCCATCATCACGGTAAACACGCCTTCGTTTATAGGCACCCATATAACAGGCTTTGACAACTTCCTCAAAACTGTGGCTATGAATTTTCCTGTGAAGGATAAACCTAACGGAAAGGTAAATATTATGCCTGGCTGGGTGAATCCCGGTGATATAAGGGAAATTAAGGCTATGACAAGAAAGATGGGCATAGAAGGTATATTCCTTACAGATTATTCAGACACCCTCGATGGTGGTATATATAATCCAAAGCCTCACTTCCCAAAAGGTGGCACAACAGTTGAAGAGCTCAGAGATTCTGCCAATTCTCTTGCAACAATTGCACTGCAGAAGCATGTTGGTGGTGAAGCCGCAGAGATATACGAGAAACAATACAGTATTCCCGCCCATACTCTACCCATGCCCATTGGTATTGAGAATACTGATAGATTTATTAAAACTCTATCAGAGGTAACTGGTAGAGAAATATCAGAAGAACTCCATGACGAGAGAGCAAGGCTTCTTGATGCCATTATTGATGCGCATATGTTCTTAACCGGCCTCAAAGTGGCTATTTTCGGTGACCCGGATGTCGTCGAAGGTCTGGTACGTCTGGCTGCAGAGATGGGCATGGAACCCAAGTTTGCTCTCACATCTTCCGACTTCAAACCCTGGGGAGAAGATATGATGAAACTCTCTGACGAGCTTGGACTGGACATGGATGTAATGATAAAATCAGACCTTCATGAACTCTACAAAAAGATAAAGGAGGAGCCAGTTGACCTCATCTTCGGCACGTCCAAGGGTAGATTCATAGAGGAAGACCTGGATATACCATTGATAAGAGTGGGTTTCCCGATAGAGGACCGCTTCGGGTATCACAGGAGAGCCATAGTCGGCTACAGAGGCGGCATATATCTTGTGGATAAAATTACAAATGCTGTACTCACAAAGAAGGGTTTAGTGGTGAGCAACACACTGCTGGAGAAAC is a window encoding:
- the nifK gene encoding nitrogenase molybdenum-iron protein beta chain is translated as MSIVTKQNRAVAINPTRSCAPIGAMLANYGVHGALTINHGSQGCATYPRHQMARHFREPIEVATTSLTEKTTIYGGRENLLAALKNVYERCHPTMITVCSTCLSETIGDDIAGIVDEFTDEHPDVDIPIITVNTPSFIGTHITGFDNFLKTVAMNFPVKDKPNGKVNIMPGWVNPGDIREIKAMTRKMGIEGIFLTDYSDTLDGGIYNPKPHFPKGGTTVEELRDSANSLATIALQKHVGGEAAEIYEKQYSIPAHTLPMPIGIENTDRFIKTLSEVTGREISEELHDERARLLDAIIDAHMFLTGLKVAIFGDPDVVEGLVRLAAEMGMEPKFALTSSDFKPWGEDMMKLSDELGLDMDVMIKSDLHELYKKIKEEPVDLIFGTSKGRFIEEDLDIPLIRVGFPIEDRFGYHRRAIVGYRGGIYLVDKITNAVLTKKGLVVSNTLLEKLEEGAD